In Rhineura floridana isolate rRhiFlo1 chromosome 6, rRhiFlo1.hap2, whole genome shotgun sequence, one genomic interval encodes:
- the LOC133386843 gene encoding DNA polymerase epsilon subunit 2 → MWALGVEGLKTSRSKFQLKTIETLLGNSAKVREVIVLGMITQLKEGKFFLEDPTGVVQLDLSKAQFHSGLYTESCFVLTEGWYEDEIFHVNAFGFPPTEPSITTRAYYGNTNFFGGPSSTSVKSSAKLKQLEEENEDAMFVFLSDAWLDQAEVLEKLRIMFSGYSSMPPTCFFFCGNFSSAPYGKNQIQSLKGSLKALADIICEYPSIHKSSRFVFVPGSEDPGPGSILPRPPLTENITEEFRQQVPFSVFTTNPCRVQYCTQEIIIFREDLVNKMCRNCVRFPSSSLDIPNHFVKTILSQGHLTPLPLNVSPVYWAYDYTLRTYPLPDLIVFADKYDPFTVTNTDCLCINPGSFPRSGFSFKVFYPSNKTVEDSKLQGL, encoded by the coding sequence ATGTGGGCCCTGGGAGTAGAAGGTCTGAAAACCTCTAGAAGTAAATTCCAGCTCAAGACAATAGAAACTCTCTTGGGGAACTCAGCTAAAGTTAGGGAGGTTATTGTTCTTGGGATGATAACCCAGCTGAAAGAGGGAAAGTTTTTCTTGGAAGATCCTACAGGAGTTGTCCAGCTGGACCTTAGTAAAGCACAGTTCCACAGTGGCTTATATACAGagtcatgttttgttttaacagaaGGCTGGTATGAAGATGAGATATTTCATGTCAATGCTTTTGGATTTCCCCCTACAGAACCTTCTATTACAACTAGGGCATATTATGGAAACACGAACTTCTTTGGAGGGCCTTCTTCAACCTCCGTAAAATCTTCTGCGAAACTGAAACAGCTGGAGGAAGAAAATGAGGATGCCATGTTTGTGTTCCTTTCAGATGCTTGGCTGGATCAAGCAGAAGTTTTGGAGAAGCTTCGCATTATGTTTTCAGGTTACTCCTCCATGCCTCCAACTTGCTTCTTCTTCTGTGGGAACTTTTCCTCTGCTCCATATGGAAAAAATCAAATTCAGTCACTGAAAGGTTCATTGAAAGCCCTTGCAGACATAATATGCGAATATCCCAGTATCCATAAGAGCAGTCGATTTGTATTTGTTCCCGGCTCTGAAGATCCTGGCCCAGGCTCCATTTTGCCAAGGCCACCGCTTACTGAAAACATTACAGAGGAGTTCCGACAGCAGGTGCCATTTTCAGTCTTCACTACAAATCCTtgcagggtccagtactgcactcAGGAAATAATAATCTTCAGAGAAGACTTGGTAAACAAGATGTGCCGGAATTGTGTCCGATTTCCTAGTAGCAGTTTGGATATTCCTAATCATTTTGTAAAGACAATTTTATCACAAGGGCATCTGACTCCATTGCCCCTTAATGTTAGCCCTGTCTACTGGGCCTATGACTACACCTTGAGAACATACCCTCTGCCAGATCTCATTGTCTTTGCCGACAAATATGACCCGTTCACCGTGACCAACACCGATTGCCTCTGCATAAATCCTGGATCTTTCCCAAGAAGTGGCTTTTCATTCAAAGTATTCTACCCCTCTAACAAAACAGTAGAGGACAGCAAACTCCAGGGTCTTTGA